DNA from Lusitaniella coriacea LEGE 07157:
TCCCCCAATCCTGTAATAAAAACGAGCAACGAACCCGCAGCAATCCCCGGAAAGGTTTGGGGAACGGTCACTTTCCAAAAGGTTTCAATCGGATTTGCCCCCAAATCTGCCGATGCTTCGAGGAGTTGGCGGTCTAATTTTTCTAAAGAGGCGTAGAGAATCAACACCATATAGGGCAAATAGCTGTATGCCATGCCGATTAGCACCGCAGGAGAGCGATTGAGGAGTTCGAGTGCCGGAAGTCCAAATAAGCCCAAAACGCCGTTGAGAACGCCTGTGGGACGCAGGATCGTAATCCAAGCGTAGGAACGCAGGAGGGATGAAGTCCATAGGGGGAGAATGAATCCCAAAAGAAGTAAGTTGCGCCAACGTTTGGGGGTCATTTGGGCAATCCAGTAGGCAACGGGAAACCCCAGTAGCAGGCAGATTATTGTCGTCCCCGTGGCGAAAAAGAGCGATCGCGTCAAAACCCGTAAATTAATTGGATCGAACACTTGCCAGTAATTTGCCAAACCGCTAGGATTGACCACATCTCCCGGACGAATGCCCGGAACGAGACTCAACTCAAAAATGACCAGCGTGGGCAAAACGAGTAACAAAAGCAACCACAATCCCGGCAGTCCGAGGAGGGTGGTAATGCCCAATCCTTGGCGCAGTTTGTTGCGAAGGGGGGTAGAAGGAGGGGGGACGTTTGGGGCAGACACGTTAGGTTAATAAATAGAGATTACGCATTTAAAAGGATGGGAATGACAACCGCGCGATCGCGCCCTTCCTGCTTTGCCTGGTACAATGCCGCATCCGCCGTGGCAAACAGCGTTTTAGGTTCGAGTTTGGTCGTCGGACGAACGCAGCCAATACCCAAACTCAGAGTGACATATTTCCCGACTTGAGATCGAATGTGAGGAATTTTGAGCTGCCGGACTTCATTCTGAACCCACTGGGCGACGCGAGTTGCACCCTCTTCATTAGTATTGGGCAAAATGATGCCAAATTCTTCACCGCCATAGCGAGCAACAAAATCTCCCGGACGCTGAATCGAACGTTTGAGTGCCTTCGCCACCTGTCGCAAGCATTCGTCCCCCTGTTGATGACCGTAGTAATCGTTATAGGCTTTGAAATAGTCCAAATCGCAGAGAATTAAGGCTAAACGTTGGCTGTCGCGAAAACAGCGCTGCCACTCCCTCTGCAAAATGCGATCGAAACTACGGCGATTGGGAATTTGGGTCAAACTATCTGTCGATGCTAGATACGATAACTCTTGATTAGCTTGTTGCAGCGCCATTGCCAACTCCTTATACTCGGTAACGTCGCGGCAAGTGATCGCCAAACCATCCCCCAATTTCACCGCCACAATCTGCAACCAAACATGAGGAGATCTTCCCTCGCAAAAAAACTCCCGTTTTAAATTTTCCCCAGTTTCAGCAACGTTAACCAACGCCTCAAACAATTCTGGGTCTTGGTAGTCTAAGCAAGTTTCCAAAAGGTTCCGACCCATCAAGGAACAGGGCGATATCCCTGTCATTCTGGATGCGTTTGGATTGGCAACCAGCCATTTAAAATCAATAATTTCCCCCTCTTCATCTCGTACGGACTCAAACGCCGCTACGCCATCCAAGGAACTATTTAAAATACTGGAGAGAAGTTCTTTTTGCTGCTGCAATTCATTTTGCAGCGACCGCAGGTGCAGGTGATTTTTAATGCGAGCTAAAACTTCTACCGCCTCAAAAGGTTTGGTAATATAATCAACCCCACCAGACTCGAATGCTTTGACCTTATCCATTGCTTCGTCTAAAGCACTTAAGAAAATAACAGGAATATTGCGGGTTTTCCGCACGATTTTGAGCCTCTGGCACACTTCATAGCCACTCATCTGAGGCATCATAATATCCAGTAAAATCAAGTCTGGAGGATTGCTCAGAAGGGATTTGAGCGCCCGTTTGCCATTCGATGAGACGCGAACTTGATACCCTTGGTCTGAGAGAAGTTGAGTAAGAAAGCTTAAATTTTCCGGGGTATCGTCAATCGCGAAGATATGCCCTTTAGAAGGTAGAGAAGAGAGGTCTTGATTCATTAAGATCGGCCAAGCATCCATCACTAAGATTTTATAGCGCAGTTGATGGGGGTCAAGAGAATATCGCCCAGTTATGACAGATTTCCTGACAGTTCTACTCTAGAGGGTAGCGCGACATGAGAAAATCTTTTAAATTATCGGCAGGTTCTAATCGTTACACGTTACAAATGTACTAAATACATTAGGGTCGATAAATCTAAAGTACCCTTTTTGTGTTTTTTCCAACCTAGTTAAAAATTTAGAGGAGCGATCGTGAAACAATTTTCTGATAAACCCGTTTTCTTTTTTCTGGCGCTATTCGCGTGGATCGTTGCAGGCAAAGCAGCAATGGCTCAAACCCAAACCACTAAATCGATGTTAGCTTCTGCTTCAGCGTCTGTCGAACCCAGCCTGAGAGTCTCAACTACCGCGCAAATTGAAGAGATGCAACACTATGCGGAAAAGGCTTTATTACTGAGCGCACTCCAACTAGCCCCAGAGAATCGCTTGCAACGACGCTCTTTGCCTGTTTTACCGACGAATACGCGCGATCGCAACCTTGAAGCATCTCCATTCCCAACTCCCGCACCTTCGTCAGCAGGAGAGAGTTCTATCGACCAAACTTTGTTGAGTGCGGCGGCGACATTTTCCTCTGACAATCGCGATTTACCTTCTGTTGCTCGTCCCTATTCCCAAGAAGTCGCGATCGCGAACAATTCTACCAGCAATCGTCCGTTGCCCGGAACCCTTGCCACCTCAACCCAAGCCTTTTTACCCGCCTCAACCTCCACCGCACAAACCCCCGAACCCACAGAAGTGGCAGACATCCGTCTCTCTCAAACTCGCCGTTCTCGCGAAGGACGCTTAACCGACGAACCCTACAGCTACGTGGGAATTGGCGGGAACATCGGCATTAGCGAAAATGAGGACGACAACAATATGTCCCAAGAAAGTCCCATTGGTCGCGGAAGTTTCGTCATCAACGGTAAAATTGCACTAGGCTCGACCGTTTCCGTTCGACCCGCAATCATTGTCAACGATGATGTTGCCTTTTTAATCCCCGTTACCTACGATTTCAAAATCCCTACCGACGACCCCTTCGTTGTCTCGCCGTTTGTTCCCTTTGCTGGGGCAGGATTGGTCTTAAATACAGAAGATGACAATAATATTGGTTTTCTCCTGACTGGTGGAGTCGATTACCGCATTTCTCCACGTTTTACAGCAAACGGCAGCATAAATGTCGGTTTCTTGGATAAAGGAACAGATCTCGGATTTATGTTGGGAATTGCCTACACCTTCCCCGGCTTTAAATTCTAAGGAATCTCTATTAATCCTCGGTAGGGATGTTTTCTGGAACGTCCCTACTCCCTTTCCTAGCAAGGATTTCAGGGTGTTCGCATTAGACGTAAATCAGCTCTTGAAGAAAGAAGCTTGAAAAGCTTATTTAAGAAATGAGTCAAACTTGGTTTCATAATTAAAATCGTAAGTATCGAGAAACCTATCCCAAAACGTAAAATAAAGTCCGTAATTCATCTTATATTTGCGATGATGAATTGCATGATAAGTTGAGCCGACGAACCATTTTCCAAACCAATGACGTGCAAAAGATGAATCAAATAGCTCGAATCCAAGGTGATTGAGAACTGCCCAAATTGTCATGGTTAAAAGTAAAGCTACCAGAACCATAAAATGGAGCGGTATTACAAAAACAACAACCATTAAAAAAAGCCCTTGCATCAATGCTTCCGGAGGGTCGAGAGCGAAAGATGTCCAAGGGGTTGGCTCTGTTGAGCGATGATGTCCCAAATGCAACCACCTAAACAGTACAGGGTGATGAAACACTCGATGAATGAAGTAGAAGCAAGTATCTTGTAAGACGAGGATTCCGACAAAGCTCAACCCTAAATACCATATTCCATACCGATCCAAAGAAGCATATAATTTCGTGATTCCCAAATCGTAGCCAAACATGACCACAGCCGAACAAAAAGCCAAAATCACTGTCGCTGCAATTGATAGCTTGATATCTTTTTTTATAAATCGCCAATTTGATAATTCAAGAAAAGTGTTTCTTTTGATTGTAAACCGATTTAAAGATGAATAGAAGAATAAATATGTGCCTCCAGCAACGAGAAAATATCGAATGAGAATGACGATCGAAAAAAACAACCAATACAGCCAAAAATTCATTTAGTAAACCAACATATATATAGTTCTCAATCTAGTGAGGTTCAAGACGCTTGGTTTGAGGTCATGGGTCACACAATCAAAAAAACAAGCACTTCGTGATTTTAATAGTTTAGAGTTATTAGGGAGAAAAAGTCTAGACTCAAAAGAGTGAGGTTATCTGAAATTCTGAAAAGAATGCAACAAAGCTATCCCCCGCTCCTCAGTAACTCATTGAGCAGTTTATACTGATGAAGGAGATAAACTGTTTTCTCCGATGCTTGGCGCGATTGGTCTGCTCGCTCAATCGCTAGAGGATGAGATATATCGGAGTAGCACTGAAATTAACGCTGATGGACATTAGGATAAATAGTTAGAACTAGATTAAACTTAGACTAACTTGAGAAGCTACTATATGACAAAAGAACCTAGCTTTGAGGAAGAAGAAAAAGAGATAAGAGAAATTCTTGTGGAGTCGGCTAAACGAGCAATTGCTTTACGATCAAAAGATCGAGAATTTCATGGTGTTGAACGTGAGTTTTATTATCATCAGGCTCAGATGCTCGTTGATTACGAGCGAACCAAAGATATTAAACACCCAAGGGATATAGGAAATGCGAGAGAAACAATTCTACGGGAATTCTTAAAAACCTCAGGATATTTGCCTAAAAAATATTCAGTTTCAGAACTGAGTGTAAGAGTAGCATCAGGAACTGGTCATATCAGTAATGAAATAGATATTGCACTTTATGATGCTGAAAACCTTATTACTTTAATGAAGCGCCAGGATGTTTACGAAGTATATCCACTGGAAAGCGTTTATGGAGTAATTCAAGTTAAATCTAACCTTACAAAAAAAGAATTGATATCTGGTTTGAAGAACCTAGCTTCTTTTAAAACGCTAAAAAGAGGCTTAGTAACAAAAAATTGTAGCTTTAGCGGTCACAAAGGTTTTGCCTTACTTTTTGCTTATTGTAGCGATATGACATGGCTAGATATCGTAAAAGAACTAGAGATATTTTCTAGTAAACATCCTAGATCGCAATATCCTAACGCTATATTTATATTAAATCGTGGATTTTTTTTATTTGGAGAGCCGGGGAAAGGGATGACAACAAATAATCAAATCGAAACGTTAAAAACAGTATCAGTACAGGGATTCCCCGATAGACGAAACATTAATCTGTACCACTTTCAAGTAATTCTCCTTGGGCTACTAGAAGATACCAAAGTCTCTGTTCCTAATTTGTCTACATATTTCCGCTTACCTCTCACGACTGAAGAAAAATCATATAAATTTACATGGGGTAGTTTTGCAGAAACTGGAAAATGTGAAAAACATGGATACTTTGTAAGAAAGATATCTTCTGAATCTCTTGAAAAAATAATTAACTGGTGTTCCCAATCAATTCCAGTTAATTGGGTTAGAGCGATGCATATAGTATTTAACTCACCAAAAAATGAAGAGGCATACAAAAGACAGACTCAGTTAGTGTACATCTATAACCCTGAACATTTGTCACTTGCAGATATACTGACTTATAAACTTAAAGATGAGGATGGTAATGTAATTACAAAACGTTTAGGATTCGATATGTTGGAAAGTAATGATATGAATATCTGTTTGCCTTTCTACTATTCATCAAAAGAAGAGTTGATTTCGGGTTGTGATAAATGCGCAAAAGCTCTGAAGAAAAAAAGAAAAAAATCGTAGTGGCAATCATTCTAATGAAGTGACTACTGTCATACTGAAAAAAACTAGAAGCAAAGCCGGAAATTTTTTAAGCTACAGAGTCAAGTCTTAGGCATACTGAACGAGGAGGTCAGGTTACGTGCAATAGTCTACCGGAAGCTCAGGCTTGAAAGAAAGATTTTGATTTTCCTTAACCAAAGCCTTGACCTCCACTAGACAAAACCATGCTTTATACTAAATAAAGAGTACAGGTGTATTTATTGAGTTAGGAGAGTATGGCACAGTTTCAGCTTAAAGCTCCGTTTGAGCCAACGGGAGATCAACCCCGCGCGATCGCGCAACTGACTCAAGGAATTCAAGAAAACGCTCCTCGGCAAACCCTTCTCGGTGCCACGGGAACGGGTAAAACCTTTACGATTGCTAGCGCGATCGCCAATACAGGCAAACCCGCCCTCATTCTCGCGCACAATAAAACCCTCGCTGCACAATTGTGTAATGAATTGCGGCAATTTTTCCCGGAGAATGCGGTTGAGTATTTCATTAGTTATTACGATTACTATCAACCGGAAGCGTATATTCCCGTCAGCGATACTTATATTGAAAAAACGGCATCGATCAATGAAGAAATTGATATGTTGCGTCACTCTGCCACGCGATCGCTTTTTGAACGCAAGGATGTGATTGTTGTTGCTTCTATTAGCTGTATTTACGGTTTAGGAATGCCGTCTGAATATCTCAAAGCAGCGATTCCTCTACGGATAGGAGAGGAAGTCAATTTACGTCAATTATTGCGCGATTTAGTTGCGGTTCAATACTCTCGTAATGATGTCGAACTCAAGCGAGGAAATTTCCGCGTTAAGGGTGATGTTTTGGATATTGTTCCTGCTTACGAAGATCGCATTATTCGCGTTGAATTCTTTGGCGATGAAATTGATGCAATGCGCTATATCGATCCGGTGAGTGGAGAAATCCTTAATGATTTACCCGCAGTCAATATTTATCCCGCGCGACATTTTGTCACCCCAGAAGAACAATTGGAGTCGGCGTGTGAAGATATTAAAGAAGAACTCAAACAACAGCTTGAATATCTCGAAAAAGAAAACAAACTCCTTGAGGCACAGCGTTTAGACCAGCGATCGCGCTACGACTTGGAAATGCTTCAAGAAGTGGGATATTGCAACGGTGTGGAAAATTATTCTCGTCATTTAGCAGGACGAAAAGCTGGGGAGCCGCCAGAATGTTTAGTGGACTATTTTCCAGAGAATTGGCTACTGATTGTTGATGAGTCTCACGTTACAGTGCCGCAAATTCGCGGAATGTATAATGGCGATCGCGCGCGAAAAAAAGTTTTAATCGAACATGGCTTTCGGCTGCCGAGTGCTGCCGATAATCGTCCCTTAAAAGCCGAGGAATTTTGGCAAAAAGTCAACCAGTGTATTTTTGTTTCTGCAACGCCAGGAAACTGGGAAATCGAACAATCTCAAGGGGAAATTATCGAGCAAGTGATTCGTCCCACTGGAGTGGTCGATCCTCAAATTTTTGTTCGTCCAACGGAAGGACAAGTTGACGATTTATTAGGAGAAATAAAAGATCGCGTTGACTTGGAAGAAAGGGTTTTAATTACAACCCTAACTAAGCGTATGGCAGAAGATTTAACTGAATATCTTCAAGAGCGAGGAGTTCGGGTTCGCTATCTCCATTCAGAAATTCAATCCATCGAACGCATTGAAATTCTCCAAGGCTTAAGAAATGGCGAATTTGATGTCTTAATTGGCGTTAATTTGCTTCGCGAGGGTTTAGACTTACCAGAGGTTTCTTTGGTTGCTATTATGGATGCAGATAAAGAGGGATTTTTGAGAACAGAGCGTTCCCTCATTCAAACTATTGGACGAGCGGCACGTCACATTCGCGGACAAGCGATTTTATACGCAGACAATCTTACAGATAGTATGGTTAAAGCGATTGAAGAAACCGAGCGCCGTCGAGGAATTCAACTCGCTCACAATAAAATCAATGGAATCGTACCGAAATCCGTGACCAAACGATCGAGTAATTCGATTCTCTCGTTCTTAGAAATTTCTCGCCGCCTCAATGTTCAGCAGTTAGAAGAAGTTTGCGAACAAATGAATGAGGTATCGTTAGATCGGATTCCCAACTTAATCGAGCAGTTAGAAGCACAGATGAAAGAAGCTGCAAAAAACCTAGAGTTTGAAGAAGCAGCCAAGTATCGCGATAAAATTCACAAATTACGCGATCGGTTACTAGGATAAGCGATCGCGTCATTCAATTACCGATCGAAGATATAGTCCCTCAATAACCCATGACAAATGCTCAATCGATAGCAAATGCCGATATCCTCATTGTTGACGATACGCCTGATAACTTGCGTATTCTGTCCACAATCTTGACTAAGCAAGGATATGAAGTTCGCAAAGCCTTGAACGGGCAA
Protein-coding regions in this window:
- a CDS encoding ABC transporter permease; translated protein: MRQGLGITTLLGLPGLWLLLLLVLPTLVIFELSLVPGIRPGDVVNPSGLANYWQVFDPINLRVLTRSLFFATGTTIICLLLGFPVAYWIAQMTPKRWRNLLLLGFILPLWTSSLLRSYAWITILRPTGVLNGVLGLFGLPALELLNRSPAVLIGMAYSYLPYMVLILYASLEKLDRQLLEASADLGANPIETFWKVTVPQTFPGIAAGSLLVFITGLGDFVDPELLGGASSMTVSRLIYNQFLGASRNWGFGSALSMVLIFAVSLAIALLIKYGDKDAASST
- the uvrB gene encoding excinuclease ABC subunit UvrB, with the translated sequence MAQFQLKAPFEPTGDQPRAIAQLTQGIQENAPRQTLLGATGTGKTFTIASAIANTGKPALILAHNKTLAAQLCNELRQFFPENAVEYFISYYDYYQPEAYIPVSDTYIEKTASINEEIDMLRHSATRSLFERKDVIVVASISCIYGLGMPSEYLKAAIPLRIGEEVNLRQLLRDLVAVQYSRNDVELKRGNFRVKGDVLDIVPAYEDRIIRVEFFGDEIDAMRYIDPVSGEILNDLPAVNIYPARHFVTPEEQLESACEDIKEELKQQLEYLEKENKLLEAQRLDQRSRYDLEMLQEVGYCNGVENYSRHLAGRKAGEPPECLVDYFPENWLLIVDESHVTVPQIRGMYNGDRARKKVLIEHGFRLPSAADNRPLKAEEFWQKVNQCIFVSATPGNWEIEQSQGEIIEQVIRPTGVVDPQIFVRPTEGQVDDLLGEIKDRVDLEERVLITTLTKRMAEDLTEYLQERGVRVRYLHSEIQSIERIEILQGLRNGEFDVLIGVNLLREGLDLPEVSLVAIMDADKEGFLRTERSLIQTIGRAARHIRGQAILYADNLTDSMVKAIEETERRRGIQLAHNKINGIVPKSVTKRSSNSILSFLEISRRLNVQQLEEVCEQMNEVSLDRIPNLIEQLEAQMKEAAKNLEFEEAAKYRDKIHKLRDRLLG
- a CDS encoding sterol desaturase family protein; this translates as MNFWLYWLFFSIVILIRYFLVAGGTYLFFYSSLNRFTIKRNTFLELSNWRFIKKDIKLSIAATVILAFCSAVVMFGYDLGITKLYASLDRYGIWYLGLSFVGILVLQDTCFYFIHRVFHHPVLFRWLHLGHHRSTEPTPWTSFALDPPEALMQGLFLMVVVFVIPLHFMVLVALLLTMTIWAVLNHLGFELFDSSFARHWFGKWFVGSTYHAIHHRKYKMNYGLYFTFWDRFLDTYDFNYETKFDSFLK
- a CDS encoding diguanylate cyclase domain-containing protein, which translates into the protein MDAWPILMNQDLSSLPSKGHIFAIDDTPENLSFLTQLLSDQGYQVRVSSNGKRALKSLLSNPPDLILLDIMMPQMSGYEVCQRLKIVRKTRNIPVIFLSALDEAMDKVKAFESGGVDYITKPFEAVEVLARIKNHLHLRSLQNELQQQKELLSSILNSSLDGVAAFESVRDEEGEIIDFKWLVANPNASRMTGISPCSLMGRNLLETCLDYQDPELFEALVNVAETGENLKREFFCEGRSPHVWLQIVAVKLGDGLAITCRDVTEYKELAMALQQANQELSYLASTDSLTQIPNRRSFDRILQREWQRCFRDSQRLALILCDLDYFKAYNDYYGHQQGDECLRQVAKALKRSIQRPGDFVARYGGEEFGIILPNTNEEGATRVAQWVQNEVRQLKIPHIRSQVGKYVTLSLGIGCVRPTTKLEPKTLFATADAALYQAKQEGRDRAVVIPILLNA
- a CDS encoding DUF6602 domain-containing protein gives rise to the protein MTKEPSFEEEEKEIREILVESAKRAIALRSKDREFHGVEREFYYHQAQMLVDYERTKDIKHPRDIGNARETILREFLKTSGYLPKKYSVSELSVRVASGTGHISNEIDIALYDAENLITLMKRQDVYEVYPLESVYGVIQVKSNLTKKELISGLKNLASFKTLKRGLVTKNCSFSGHKGFALLFAYCSDMTWLDIVKELEIFSSKHPRSQYPNAIFILNRGFFLFGEPGKGMTTNNQIETLKTVSVQGFPDRRNINLYHFQVILLGLLEDTKVSVPNLSTYFRLPLTTEEKSYKFTWGSFAETGKCEKHGYFVRKISSESLEKIINWCSQSIPVNWVRAMHIVFNSPKNEEAYKRQTQLVYIYNPEHLSLADILTYKLKDEDGNVITKRLGFDMLESNDMNICLPFYYSSKEELISGCDKCAKALKKKRKKS